A window of the Synechococcus sp. JA-3-3Ab genome harbors these coding sequences:
- the nifK gene encoding nitrogenase molybdenum-iron protein subunit beta, whose amino-acid sequence MPQDIQDIKDHARLFQDPEYQALLQCKQTFEDLPSPEEVARVAEWTKSWEYREKNFQREALTINPAKACQPLGAIFAAVGFEGTLPFVHGSQGCVAYFRTHLTRHFKEPFSAVSTSMTEDAAVFGGLKNLIEGLENAYALYKPKMIAVCTTCMAEVIGDDLGAFITTARNEGVISRDFPVPYAHTPSFVGSHITGYDNMLKAILSTLTEPVGRTGSNGYINVIPGFDTYMGNLREIKRIFGLFGIPLTLLADNSDYLDSPNDGTFHMYPGGTPLEAAAQCLNAEATFSFQRYTTPKTLEFLAEASGRPTLTARPVGIRGTDEFLMQLSQLTGKPIPAELEIERGRAVDAFTDSQAWIHGKRVALYGDPDLVMGLLSLLLELGAEPIHVVVTNSNEEFEAEARALLASSPYGQGATVWGGKDLWHLRSLMFTEPVDLLIGNSYGKYLWRDTGTPLVRIGYPIFDRHHLHRYPTYGYVGALNLLNWIVNTILDEADRRSIIPGKTDFSFDLIR is encoded by the coding sequence ATGCCGCAAGATATCCAAGACATCAAAGATCACGCCCGCCTGTTTCAAGATCCGGAATATCAGGCGCTTCTGCAGTGCAAGCAAACCTTTGAAGATCTCCCTTCCCCGGAAGAAGTGGCCCGGGTGGCCGAATGGACAAAATCTTGGGAATACCGGGAGAAAAACTTTCAGCGGGAAGCTTTGACGATAAACCCTGCCAAGGCTTGCCAGCCCTTAGGGGCCATCTTCGCCGCTGTCGGCTTCGAGGGAACTTTGCCCTTCGTCCATGGATCCCAGGGGTGTGTGGCCTATTTTCGCACCCATCTCACCCGCCACTTTAAGGAGCCCTTTTCGGCGGTCTCCACCTCGATGACGGAAGATGCGGCGGTGTTTGGCGGCCTCAAAAACCTAATCGAGGGACTGGAAAATGCCTACGCCCTCTACAAGCCCAAGATGATCGCCGTGTGCACCACCTGCATGGCGGAGGTGATCGGGGATGACCTGGGGGCCTTCATCACCACGGCCAGAAATGAGGGAGTGATTTCCCGCGACTTCCCGGTGCCCTATGCCCACACGCCAAGCTTTGTGGGATCCCACATCACCGGCTACGACAACATGCTCAAGGCCATTCTCAGCACCCTCACCGAGCCGGTGGGCCGCACGGGTAGCAATGGCTACATCAACGTCATCCCTGGCTTCGATACCTACATGGGCAACTTGCGGGAGATCAAGCGCATCTTCGGCTTATTCGGGATCCCGCTGACCCTGCTGGCGGACAACTCCGACTATTTGGATTCGCCCAACGACGGCACTTTCCACATGTATCCCGGAGGAACCCCTTTGGAGGCGGCTGCCCAATGCCTCAACGCCGAGGCTACTTTTTCCTTCCAGCGCTACACCACGCCCAAGACCCTGGAGTTTCTAGCAGAGGCCTCGGGTCGGCCCACCCTGACGGCGCGGCCAGTGGGTATTCGGGGCACGGATGAGTTTTTGATGCAGCTATCCCAGTTAACGGGCAAGCCCATTCCCGCCGAGCTGGAGATCGAACGGGGCCGGGCGGTGGATGCTTTCACGGACTCCCAAGCGTGGATCCACGGCAAGCGGGTAGCCCTGTATGGGGATCCGGATCTGGTGATGGGCTTGCTCAGCCTGTTGCTGGAGCTGGGAGCGGAGCCGATCCATGTGGTGGTGACCAACAGCAACGAGGAGTTCGAAGCCGAGGCGCGGGCACTGCTGGCCTCCAGTCCCTATGGACAGGGGGCAACCGTCTGGGGGGGCAAGGATCTCTGGCATCTGCGCTCTCTGATGTTCACCGAGCCGGTGGATCTGCTGATCGGCAATTCCTACGGCAAATACCTGTGGCGGGATACGGGCACGCCTTTGGTGCGCATCGGCTACCCCATCTTCGACCGCCACCATCTGCATCGCTATCCCACCTATGGCTATGTGGGGGCGCTCAACCTCCTTAACTGGATTGTCAACACCATTCTGGATGAGGCAGATCGGCGCAGCATCATCCCCGGCAAAACCGATTTTTCCTTCGACTTAATTCGTTAG
- the nifD gene encoding nitrogenase molybdenum-iron protein alpha chain, which produces MTTPKSALKEENRKVIAEVLETYPEKAKQKRAKHLNVYDEGKTDCGVKSNIKSIPGVMTTRGCAYAGSKGVVWGPVKDMIHLSHGPVGCGYYSWSGRRNYYVGTTGVDTFVTMQFTSDFQERDVVFGGDKKLAKLLVEASELFPLAKGITIQSECPVGLIGDDIEAVAKRVSKEIGKPVVPVRCEGFRGVSQSLGHHIANDTVRDWVLPIADKKAKEGSLNFEPGPYDVALIGDYNIGGDAWSSRILLEEMGLRVVTQFSGDGTWNEMLLAPRVKLNLIHCYRSMNYICRHMEEAYGIPWLEFNFFGPTQIAKSLRAIAQRFDETIQAKAEQVIAKYQPQSEAVIAKYRPRLEGKRVMLMVGGLRPRHVIPAFRELGMEVIATGYEFGHGDDYKRTTQYIDDGTLIYDDVSGYEFEEFAKRLKPDLIASGIKEKYVFQKMALPFRQMHSWDYSGPYHGYDGFAVFARDMDLALNSPTWDLVKAPWKS; this is translated from the coding sequence ATGACTACTCCAAAAAGCGCCCTCAAAGAGGAAAACCGAAAAGTTATTGCAGAAGTTCTGGAAACCTATCCGGAAAAGGCCAAGCAAAAGCGAGCCAAACACCTCAACGTCTATGACGAGGGCAAAACGGATTGCGGAGTAAAGTCCAACATCAAGTCGATCCCCGGCGTCATGACCACTCGCGGCTGTGCCTATGCCGGTTCCAAGGGGGTGGTGTGGGGGCCGGTCAAAGACATGATCCACCTCAGCCATGGCCCCGTGGGCTGCGGCTACTACTCCTGGTCGGGAAGGCGCAATTACTACGTCGGCACAACCGGGGTAGATACCTTCGTTACCATGCAGTTCACCTCCGATTTTCAGGAGCGAGATGTGGTGTTCGGGGGGGACAAAAAACTGGCCAAACTCTTGGTGGAAGCCAGCGAACTCTTCCCCTTGGCCAAAGGCATTACCATCCAGTCCGAATGCCCCGTCGGCTTGATCGGGGATGACATCGAGGCAGTGGCCAAGAGAGTTTCCAAAGAAATTGGCAAGCCGGTGGTACCGGTGCGCTGCGAAGGCTTTCGGGGGGTCTCCCAGTCCCTGGGCCACCACATCGCCAACGATACGGTGCGGGACTGGGTTTTGCCCATTGCTGACAAGAAAGCGAAGGAGGGATCCCTCAACTTTGAGCCCGGCCCCTACGATGTGGCCCTGATTGGGGACTACAACATCGGCGGCGACGCTTGGTCTTCCCGGATTTTGCTGGAGGAGATGGGCCTGCGGGTAGTGACCCAGTTTTCCGGCGATGGCACCTGGAACGAGATGCTGCTTGCCCCTCGGGTGAAGCTGAATCTCATCCACTGCTACCGCTCCATGAACTACATCTGCCGCCACATGGAGGAAGCCTACGGGATCCCCTGGCTGGAGTTCAACTTCTTTGGCCCCACCCAAATTGCCAAGTCGCTGCGGGCCATCGCCCAGCGGTTCGACGAGACCATTCAGGCCAAGGCGGAGCAGGTGATCGCCAAGTACCAGCCCCAGAGCGAGGCTGTCATTGCCAAGTATCGTCCCCGCCTCGAGGGCAAACGGGTGATGCTGATGGTGGGCGGACTGCGACCCCGCCACGTCATCCCGGCCTTCCGGGAGCTGGGCATGGAGGTGATTGCCACCGGCTACGAATTCGGCCACGGCGACGACTACAAGCGCACCACCCAGTACATCGACGACGGCACCCTCATCTACGATGACGTGTCCGGCTACGAGTTTGAAGAATTTGCCAAGAGGTTGAAGCCAGATCTCATCGCCTCCGGCATCAAGGAGAAGTACGTCTTTCAAAAGATGGCTTTGCCCTTCCGCCAGATGCACTCTTGGGACTACTCCGGCCCCTACCACGGCTACGACGGCTTTGCCGTGTTCGCCCGCGATATGGATCTGGCCTTGAATAGCCCCACCTGGGATCTGGTCAAAGCCCCCTGGAAGTCTTAG
- the nifU gene encoding Fe-S cluster assembly protein NifU encodes MWDYSEKVLELFYHPKNQGAMDPSSEPGVRVVVGEVGSITCGDALRLYLKVDEASERILAASFQTFGCTSAIASSSALTELITGLTLDEALRIDNRQIADYLGGLPPAKMHCSVMGQEALEAAIYSYRGLPLPDHTDDDSALVCSCFGVSEQKIRRLIRENHLTSAEEVTAYSKAGGGCGSCLAQIEDLIAAVLAETDATPSEDSRNSKGNSQNQTEPSPAAPSPVSATATPPPLTTLQKIARIQAVLEEEVRPLLLADGGDVELYDLEGDQVWVRLKGSCTTCPSQQNTLRLLIETRLQEQVWPTLTVHAL; translated from the coding sequence ATGTGGGACTACAGCGAAAAAGTTTTGGAACTCTTCTACCACCCCAAAAACCAAGGGGCGATGGATCCCAGCTCCGAGCCTGGTGTTCGGGTGGTGGTGGGAGAAGTGGGCAGCATCACCTGTGGCGATGCCCTGCGGCTCTACTTAAAGGTGGACGAGGCTAGCGAGCGCATCTTGGCTGCCAGCTTCCAAACCTTCGGCTGCACCAGCGCCATTGCCTCTTCCTCGGCCCTGACGGAGCTAATCACCGGCCTCACTCTGGATGAAGCCCTGCGGATCGACAACCGCCAAATCGCCGATTACCTGGGCGGCTTGCCCCCCGCCAAGATGCACTGCTCGGTGATGGGGCAAGAGGCTCTGGAGGCAGCCATCTACAGCTATCGCGGCCTTCCTCTGCCTGACCACACGGATGATGACAGCGCTTTGGTCTGCTCCTGCTTTGGCGTCAGCGAGCAAAAGATCCGCCGCCTGATCCGGGAAAACCACCTCACCTCCGCTGAGGAAGTAACAGCCTACAGCAAAGCGGGCGGCGGTTGTGGCTCCTGCCTGGCCCAGATTGAAGACCTGATCGCCGCCGTTCTGGCCGAGACTGACGCAACCCCTTCAGAAGATTCAAGAAATTCAAAAGGGAACTCCCAAAACCAGACAGAGCCCTCTCCCGCTGCTCCCTCTCCTGTCTCGGCAACAGCGACACCCCCTCCCCTCACCACCTTGCAAAAGATCGCCCGCATTCAGGCCGTCCTGGAGGAGGAAGTTCGCCCGCTGCTGTTGGCCGATGGCGGCGATGTGGAGCTGTACGACCTGGAAGGGGATCAGGTGTGGGTACGCCTCAAGGGATCCTGCACCACCTGCCCCAGCCAGCAAAACACCCTGCGGTTGCTCATCGAAACCCGCCTGCAAGAACAGGTGTGGCCCACCTTAACCGTGCATGCCCTCTAG
- a CDS encoding nitrogen fixation protein NifZ, with product MSDELELDRPPQFELGDKVRIRKVIRNDGTFFGQPVGKILAVPGDEGYVISIGTFLQRFYVYAVHCLAKGLVVGCRAQELELVEKGL from the coding sequence ATGAGCGACGAACTGGAGCTGGATCGCCCTCCCCAATTTGAGCTGGGCGACAAAGTCCGCATCCGTAAGGTCATCCGCAACGATGGCACCTTCTTCGGCCAGCCGGTGGGGAAAATCTTGGCCGTTCCGGGCGACGAAGGTTACGTGATTTCCATTGGCACCTTTCTACAACGGTTTTACGTCTATGCCGTCCACTGCTTGGCCAAAGGCTTGGTGGTGGGGTGCCGTGCCCAAGAGCTGGAACTTGTGGAGAAAGGGCTATGA
- the nifV gene encoding homocitrate synthase, with amino-acid sequence MNSSITINDTTLRDGEQAAGVAFQIPEKISIAALLDAIGVPEIEVGIPAMGAVETEAIRAMLSLGLRAHLLGWNRAVPSDILASIRCGLKRIHISVPVSDRQIAAKFQGDRPRLLRQLRQCVEMALEQGLWVSVGAEDASRTSLEQVIELAQMAQSWGCRRFRYCDTVGVLDPFSTYKQIRRLVRAIDIPVEMHTHDDLGMATANALAGIRAGAQSVNTTVNGLGERAGNAPLEEVVMALRCTLGIDVGVDTRRLRELSQQVARASGAPLPPWKAIVGDNAFAHESGIHAAGVLRDPQTYEPFPPEAVGSQRRLVLGKHSGRHLLLQILKEHGIPVEQIPPGQLEKLLEQVRQHVTHCKHPIPPAELARYCRATLTQWAQHTPEPIPEESHPDVV; translated from the coding sequence ATGAATTCCTCTATCACCATCAACGACACCACCCTACGCGATGGGGAGCAAGCGGCAGGGGTAGCCTTCCAAATCCCCGAGAAAATCTCCATTGCTGCCCTCTTGGATGCCATTGGCGTACCCGAAATTGAGGTGGGGATCCCGGCCATGGGCGCCGTGGAAACGGAAGCCATTCGCGCCATGCTCAGCCTGGGGCTGCGGGCCCACCTGCTGGGGTGGAACCGGGCTGTGCCCAGCGATATCCTCGCCTCTATTCGTTGCGGCCTCAAGCGGATCCACATCTCCGTGCCGGTCTCGGATCGGCAAATCGCTGCCAAGTTCCAAGGGGATCGCCCTCGGCTGCTGCGACAGTTGCGCCAATGCGTGGAGATGGCCTTGGAGCAGGGGCTGTGGGTCTCGGTGGGGGCAGAAGATGCCAGCCGCACCTCCCTGGAGCAGGTCATCGAGCTGGCCCAAATGGCCCAAAGCTGGGGCTGTCGGCGCTTCCGCTACTGCGATACGGTGGGCGTTTTGGATCCTTTTAGCACCTACAAGCAGATTCGCCGCCTGGTGCGGGCCATCGATATCCCTGTGGAGATGCATACCCACGACGACCTGGGCATGGCCACTGCCAATGCCTTAGCCGGGATCCGCGCCGGCGCTCAGTCGGTGAACACCACCGTCAACGGCTTGGGGGAACGGGCCGGCAATGCCCCCTTGGAAGAGGTGGTGATGGCTTTGCGCTGCACCTTGGGGATCGATGTTGGGGTGGATACCCGCCGTTTGCGGGAGCTGTCTCAACAGGTGGCACGGGCCAGCGGTGCTCCCCTCCCCCCCTGGAAGGCCATCGTTGGCGACAACGCCTTTGCCCACGAGTCGGGCATTCACGCTGCAGGGGTGCTACGGGATCCCCAGACCTATGAGCCTTTCCCACCAGAGGCGGTAGGCAGCCAGCGGCGGCTGGTGTTGGGCAAACACTCCGGCCGGCATTTGCTGCTCCAGATCCTCAAGGAACACGGGATCCCTGTCGAGCAGATCCCACCTGGCCAACTGGAAAAGCTCCTGGAACAGGTGCGGCAGCACGTCACCCATTGCAAGCATCCGATCCCACCGGCGGAACTGGCCCGTTATTGCCGCGCAACGCTGACGCAATGGGCGCAACACACTCCAGAACCCATCCCAGAGGAAAGCCATCCCGATGTTGTCTAA
- the nifT gene encoding putative nitrogen fixation protein NifT codes for MKVILHESAYGHLMVYVPKKDLEESVVATRSEAGETIFTLSNGWELSIPELPEPLSLPKTVEAKRL; via the coding sequence ATGAAAGTCATCCTGCACGAAAGTGCCTACGGGCATTTGATGGTCTACGTTCCCAAAAAAGATCTGGAAGAATCGGTTGTGGCCACCCGTTCAGAGGCCGGGGAAACCATTTTCACCTTGAGCAACGGTTGGGAATTGTCCATCCCGGAGCTGCCGGAGCCTTTATCTCTGCCCAAGACGGTAGAGGCCAAACGCCTCTAG
- the nifH gene encoding nitrogenase iron protein: protein MRQIAFYGKGGIGKSTTCQNTVAGMAELGQRIMIVGCDPKADSTRLMLHCKAQTTVLHLAAERGSVEDVELEEVVLTGYRGVRCVESGGPEPGVGCAGRGIITAINFLEENGAYEDLDFVCYDVLGDVVCGGFAMPIREGKAQEIYIVCSGEMMAMYAANNIARGVLKYAYSGGVRLGGLICNSRKVDREIELIEALAEKLNTKMLHFIPRDNVVQHAELRRMTVIEYSPDCNQADEYRALAKKIINNTDLRIPTPISMDELEQLLIEFGVLDDDQKIAHLIGKTEKELAPV from the coding sequence ATGAGACAAATTGCATTCTACGGCAAAGGCGGTATCGGCAAATCCACCACCTGTCAGAATACCGTTGCCGGTATGGCCGAATTGGGGCAGCGGATCATGATCGTCGGCTGCGACCCGAAGGCCGATTCCACCCGCCTCATGTTGCACTGCAAAGCCCAGACCACCGTCCTTCACCTGGCGGCTGAGCGGGGATCCGTAGAAGACGTGGAGCTGGAAGAAGTGGTGCTCACCGGCTACCGAGGGGTGCGCTGCGTGGAATCCGGTGGCCCCGAGCCTGGTGTTGGCTGTGCCGGACGAGGCATCATCACCGCCATCAATTTCTTGGAAGAAAACGGTGCCTACGAGGATCTGGACTTTGTCTGCTACGACGTGCTGGGGGACGTGGTCTGCGGCGGTTTTGCCATGCCCATTCGGGAGGGCAAGGCCCAAGAGATCTACATTGTTTGCTCCGGCGAAATGATGGCCATGTATGCGGCCAACAACATCGCCCGCGGCGTGCTGAAATACGCCTACTCTGGCGGCGTGCGCTTGGGTGGCTTGATCTGCAACAGCCGCAAAGTGGATCGCGAGATCGAGCTGATCGAAGCTCTGGCCGAAAAGCTGAACACCAAGATGCTGCATTTCATCCCCCGCGACAATGTGGTTCAGCACGCAGAATTGCGCCGCATGACGGTGATCGAGTACTCCCCCGACTGCAACCAAGCTGACGAGTATCGGGCCTTGGCCAAAAAGATCATCAACAACACGGATCTGAGGATCCCCACCCCCATCTCTATGGATGAGCTGGAGCAGTTGTTGATAGAGTTCGGCGTTTTGGACGACGACCAGAAAATCGCCCACCTCATCGGCAAAACCGAAAAAGAGTTGGCCCCAGTGTGA